In the Chelonoidis abingdonii isolate Lonesome George chromosome 13, CheloAbing_2.0, whole genome shotgun sequence genome, one interval contains:
- the MYADML2 gene encoding myeloid-associated differentiation marker-like protein 2, whose translation MMESSGGPYLNTAAVASPVGVARLLQVAFGCTTFSLVAHQGGFSAAYGTFCMFVWCFCFAVTIFIITCEFTHLHSCLSISWGNFTAAFAMLATLMSITAAVIYPLYFAQFGCYSISCKVRDFRIAASVFAGLLFIAYAVEVFLTRAKPGQVTSYMATVSGLLKIVQAFVACIIFGALVNDSQYSNYVATQWCVAVYSFCFVVTVVVVAFNVSGRTAMLRCPFERFVVIYTFVAILMYVSAAVIWPVFCFDSKYGSPWRPYQCSQGKCPWDSQLVIAVFTYVNLVLYIVDLAYSQHIRFVSHL comes from the coding sequence ATGATGGAGAGCTCAGGAGGGCCATATCTGAACACAGCAGCAGTGGCATCCCCGGTGGGAGTAGCTCGTTTGCTGCAGGTGGCATTTGGATGTACTACGTTCAGCCTGGTGGCCCATCAGGGGGGATTCAGTGCAGCCTATGGCACCTTCTGCATGTTCGTCTGGTGTTTCTGTTTTGCTGTCACCATCTTTATAATAACCTGTGAGTTCACTCATCTCCACAGCTGCCTGAGCATCTCCTGGGGAAATTTCACAGCTGCCTTTGCCATGCTGGCCACACTCATGTCCATCACTGCGGCTGTGATCTACCCGCTCTATTTTGCCCAGTTTGGCTGTTATTCCATCAGTTGCAAGGTGAGAGATTTCCGCATAGCAGCCAGTGTCTTTGCAGGGCTCCTGTTCATTGCTTATGCTGTGGAGGTGTTTCTAACCAGAGCCAAGCCAGGACAGGTGACCAGCTACATGGCCACAGTATCTGGTCTCTTGAAAATTGTCCAGGCCTTCGTGGCCTGCATCATATTTGGGGCACTGGTAAATGACAGTCAGTACAGCAATTATGTGGCTACACAATGGTGTGTGGCTGTCTATAGCTTCTGCTTTGTGGTGACAGTGGTGGTAGTGGCCTTCAATGTCTCAGGAAGGACAGCAATGCTGCGGTGCCCCTTTGAGCGCTTCGTGGTCATTTACACATTCGTGGCCATCCTCATGTATGTGAGTGCAGCAGTGATCTGGCCGGTGTTCTGCTTTGATAGTAAGTATGGGTCCCCATGGCGCCCCTACCAGTGCTCCCAGGGCAAATGCCCCTGGGACAGCCAACTGGTGATTGCTGTATTTACTTATGTGAACCTGGTGCTTTACATTGTGGACTTGGCATACTCCCAACACATCCGCTTTGTCTCACACCTTTAA
- the NOTUM gene encoding palmitoleoyl-protein carboxylesterase NOTUM has product MGRGTVQVLLLLGLLHWGPGGEGRKNWRRRGQQPGAAAAARERSEATGQPVESFPLDFTAVEGNMDSFMAQIKSLAQSLYPCSAQNLHHELRLHLLLNSSVTCNDGSPAGYYLKESKGSRRWLLFLEGGWYCFNRENCDTRYDTMRRLMSSKEWPITKTGTGILSSQPEENPHWWNANMVFIPYCSSDVWSGASSKSEKNEYAFMGALIIQEVVKELVGKGLSNAKVLLLAGSSAGGTGVLLNVDRVAEQLEEMGYQGIQVRGLADSGWFLDNKQYRRTDCIDTITCAPTEAIRRGIRYWNGIVPERCKLQFKEGEEWNCFFGYKIYPTLRCPVFVVQWLFDEAQLTVDNVHLTGQPVQEGQWLYIQNLGRELRNTLKDVTASFAPACLSHEIITRNHWTDIQVKGTSLPRALHCWDRSLHDSNKNGKAPLKGCPIHLIDSCPWPHCNPSCPTIRDQFTGQEMNVIQFLMHMGFDVQKMAQQQGLEPSKLLGMLSSGS; this is encoded by the exons ATGGGCAGAGGAACCGTGCaagtgctgctgctcctgggactgctgcactggggccCCGGTGGCGAGGGCAGAAAGAACTGGAGGCGGCGAGGGCAGCAGCCGGGAGCTGCGGCTGCAGCCCGGGAGCGAAGCGAAGCGACCGGGCAGCCCGTGGAGAGCTTCCCGCTGGACTTCACCGCCGTGGAAGGCAACATGGATAGTTTCATGGCTCAGATCAAGAGCCTGGCGCAGTCACTGTATCCTTGCTCggcccagaacctgcaccacGAGCTGCGCCTCCATCTCCTGCTCAACAGTTCGGTCACCTGCAACGACGGCAGCCCGGCCGG ctactACCTCAAAGAATCGAAAGGCAGTAGAAGGTGGCTGCTGTTCCTGGAAG GGGGATGGTATTGCTTTAATAGAGAAAATTGTGATACTCGCTATGATACAATGAGGAGGCTGATGAGCTCCAAGGAGTGGCCCATTACCAAAACTG GAACTGGGATCCTGTCATCACAACCAGAAGAAAATCCGCACTGGTGGAACGCAAACATGGT TTTCATCCCCTATTGCTCAAGTGATGTTTGGAGTGGTGCCTCTTCCAAATCTGAAAAAA ATGAATATGCCTTCATGGGAGCCCTCATAATACAAGAGGTAGTAAAGGAGCTGGTGGGAAAAGGCCTTAGTAATGCAAAGGTACTACTCCTGGCAGGAAGCAG TGCTGGGGGAACTGGGGTGCTTCTGAATGTGGATCGAGTagcagagcagctggaggagaTGGGTTATCAAGGGATTCAGGTTCGAGGGCTGGCAGACTCTGGCTGGTTCCTGGATAATAAACAGTACCGCAGAACTGACTGTATTGATACTATAACCTGTGCCCCAACAGAAGCTATTAGGAGAGGAATCAG ATATTGGAATGGGATTGTTCCTGAACGCTGCAAACTGCAGTTTAAAGAAGGGGAGGAATGGAATTGCTTTTTTGGCTATAAAATTTATCCCACTCTTCGAT GTCCAGTCTTTGTGGTGCAGTGGCTCTTCGATGAGGCCCAGCTCACTGTAGATAATGTGCACCTAACTGGACAGCCTGTCCAGGAGGGGCAGTGGCTCTACATCCAGAATCTGGGCCGGGAGCTAAGAAACACTCTGAAGGATGTGAC TGCTAGCTTTGCTCCAGCCTGTTTGTCCCATGAGATCATTACGCGCAA TCACTGGACAGACATCCAGGTGAAAGGGACTTCATTACCccgtgccctgcattgctgggaCCGCAGCCTGcatgacagcaacaaaaatgggaAAGCCCCTTTGAAGGGTTGCCCAATCCATCTGATTGACAGCTGTCCCTGGCCCCACTGTAACCCCTCATGTCCTACCATCCGGGACCAGTTCACGGGGCAGGAGATGAATGTGATCCAGTTCCTCATGCATATGGGTTTTGATGTTCAGAAGATGGCACAGCAACAGGGCCTGGAGCCCAGTAAACTTCTGGGGATGCTGAGTAGTGGTAGCTAG